From the Paenibacillus sp. genome, one window contains:
- the recN gene encoding DNA repair protein RecN encodes MLLELNVKHLAVIEEVRVSFQNGFHVFTGETGAGKSILIDALSLAIGGRASADLVRHGYDKAEIEALFDVPAHHPARAQLRELGIAAAEDEPLIVRREVTAAGKSTARVNGQLVTILALKSIGETLVNIHGQHEHQSLLQTERHLEWLDAFGGERVAPAKAAYREAYEAYTSTKRELERIEQSGKQALQMADLYRFQWEEIEGAKLKPGEDEWLLEEKQRLFYAERLFAAANDGYEALYGSKKALEWTTKAVQRIADIAKYDPAKLNPLLEQVQSAYYQLEDAAFQLRDYREGIEFNPDKLEQIEDRLQTLHSLKRKYGDSVEDILAHAANIKRELDMVENQEERVAELSAKLAALEGELRARAETLSAARKDAAERLAAKLMDHLKDLHMEKTRFQVVLRSGEAGYRADGWDQAEFMIAPNPGEPLRGLAKIASGGELSRIMLAMKSIFAAVDEVPTLIFDEVDTGVSGRAAQAIAEKMAQLARGVQVFAITHLPQVACMANAHYAIEKKVKDGRTFTEVNALQGDARAQELARMLGGVEVTDTTLRHAQEMLAMANSRKSGWI; translated from the coding sequence TTGCTCCTTGAATTGAATGTAAAACATTTGGCCGTGATCGAAGAGGTGCGCGTCTCGTTCCAGAACGGTTTCCACGTCTTTACGGGGGAGACGGGAGCGGGAAAGTCGATCCTCATCGACGCATTGAGCCTGGCCATCGGAGGAAGAGCTTCAGCCGACCTTGTTCGTCACGGATACGACAAAGCGGAGATCGAAGCTCTTTTTGACGTTCCGGCGCATCATCCGGCGCGCGCCCAGCTGCGCGAGCTCGGCATCGCCGCGGCGGAGGACGAGCCGCTCATCGTACGCCGCGAAGTGACCGCGGCGGGCAAAAGCACCGCGCGCGTCAACGGGCAGCTCGTCACGATTCTCGCGCTCAAGTCGATCGGCGAAACGCTCGTCAACATACACGGCCAGCACGAGCATCAGTCGCTGCTGCAAACCGAGCGGCATCTGGAATGGCTGGACGCGTTCGGCGGCGAGCGGGTGGCGCCGGCGAAGGCGGCGTACCGCGAGGCGTACGAAGCGTACACGTCAACGAAGCGGGAGCTCGAGCGCATCGAGCAATCGGGCAAGCAAGCGCTGCAGATGGCCGATTTGTACCGATTCCAGTGGGAAGAGATCGAAGGGGCGAAATTGAAGCCCGGCGAGGACGAATGGCTGCTGGAAGAAAAGCAAAGACTATTCTATGCGGAGCGGTTGTTCGCTGCCGCGAACGACGGCTACGAAGCGCTGTACGGAAGCAAGAAAGCGCTGGAGTGGACGACGAAAGCCGTTCAGCGCATCGCCGACATCGCGAAATACGATCCCGCGAAGCTGAATCCGCTGCTCGAGCAAGTGCAGTCGGCGTATTACCAGCTTGAGGACGCGGCGTTCCAGCTGCGCGACTACCGCGAGGGGATCGAATTCAATCCGGACAAGCTCGAGCAAATTGAGGATCGGCTGCAGACGCTGCATTCGCTGAAGCGCAAATACGGCGATTCCGTCGAGGATATCCTCGCGCACGCGGCGAACATTAAGCGCGAGCTCGATATGGTCGAAAATCAGGAAGAGCGGGTCGCCGAGCTGTCGGCGAAGCTTGCGGCGCTCGAGGGGGAGCTGCGCGCAAGGGCAGAGACGCTGTCCGCCGCGCGGAAGGATGCGGCCGAACGGCTCGCCGCGAAGCTGATGGATCATCTGAAGGACTTACATATGGAGAAGACGCGCTTCCAAGTCGTTCTTCGCTCCGGCGAAGCCGGGTATCGGGCGGACGGCTGGGATCAAGCGGAATTCATGATTGCGCCGAATCCGGGCGAACCGCTGCGAGGCCTTGCGAAAATCGCCTCCGGCGGGGAGCTGTCCCGCATCATGCTGGCGATGAAATCGATCTTCGCGGCGGTGGACGAGGTGCCGACGCTCATTTTCGACGAGGTGGACACGGGCGTCAGCGGCCGGGCGGCGCAAGCGATCGCCGAGAAGATGGCGCAGCTCGCCCGCGGCGTGCAGGTGTTCGCGATTACGCACTTGCCTCAGGTCGCCTGCATGGCGAACGCGCATTATGCGATCGAGAAGAAGGTGAAGGACGGGCGTACGTTCACGGAGGTCAACGCGCTGCAAGGGGACGCGCGCGCACAGGAGCTGGCGCGCATGCTCGGCGGGGTCGAAGTGACGGATACGACGCTGCGTCATGCGCAAGAAATGCTTGCGATGGCGAATAGCAGAAAGTCGGGATGGATATAG
- the spoIVB gene encoding SpoIVB peptidase: MTSGSKKKLFGLMLVLLVFIITCSPPFQRFATFPETLRAFAGERKEISLSMPVHAVGLVKDPNIVEVNGSSEPTFDLNLEEPISLRTHKAGQTEMQLKLFGKIPFKTVKVDVVPDLKVIPGGQTIGVKIKSKGILVVGHHLVPSEDGRKTSPGEEAKLTVGDVILEMDGQKLNDVNKVADIVQKAGRANRPIELVVLRAGQKFNTTITPTYDPSDKAYRLGIYIRDSAAGVGTLTFYAPDQKAYGALGHVITDMDTQTPIVVGGGQIVHSNVTSIDKSENGEPGEKRAVLIDEDKVLGDIRKNTDFGIFGKMYEAPEYASMKEPIPVAFADEVKEGPAHIYTVVNGQKVEKFDVEIVHVAKQTFPATKGMIIKITDPRLVEKTGGIVQGMSGSPIIQNGKLIGAVTHVFVNDPTSGYGCFIEWMLRDADILVDSRANPKAS, encoded by the coding sequence TTGACTTCCGGCAGCAAGAAAAAACTTTTCGGACTTATGCTCGTTTTACTCGTATTTATCATTACCTGCTCTCCTCCGTTTCAACGATTCGCGACGTTCCCGGAGACGCTGCGCGCGTTCGCGGGCGAACGCAAAGAGATCTCGCTCAGCATGCCGGTGCATGCCGTCGGGCTCGTCAAAGACCCGAACATCGTTGAGGTGAACGGTTCGAGCGAGCCGACGTTCGATCTCAATCTCGAAGAGCCGATTTCGCTTCGCACGCATAAGGCGGGACAAACCGAAATGCAGCTGAAGCTGTTCGGGAAAATTCCGTTCAAAACGGTCAAAGTGGACGTCGTGCCGGACTTGAAAGTCATTCCGGGCGGCCAAACGATCGGCGTCAAAATCAAATCGAAAGGCATCCTCGTCGTCGGACACCATCTCGTCCCATCCGAGGACGGCCGCAAGACGTCTCCCGGGGAAGAAGCGAAGCTGACCGTCGGCGACGTCATCCTCGAGATGGACGGCCAAAAGCTGAACGACGTCAATAAAGTGGCGGATATCGTGCAAAAAGCGGGCCGCGCGAACCGGCCGATCGAGTTGGTCGTGCTGCGAGCCGGCCAAAAGTTCAACACGACGATCACGCCGACGTACGACCCGTCGGATAAGGCGTATCGGCTCGGCATCTACATTCGCGATTCGGCGGCGGGCGTAGGCACCTTAACGTTCTATGCGCCCGATCAGAAGGCGTACGGCGCGCTCGGCCACGTCATCACCGATATGGATACGCAGACGCCGATCGTCGTCGGAGGCGGTCAAATCGTCCACTCGAACGTCACATCGATCGACAAAAGCGAGAACGGCGAGCCCGGCGAGAAGCGGGCGGTGTTGATCGACGAAGATAAAGTGCTCGGCGACATCCGCAAAAACACCGACTTCGGCATCTTCGGCAAAATGTACGAAGCCCCCGAGTACGCGAGCATGAAAGAACCGATTCCGGTCGCGTTCGCGGACGAAGTGAAGGAAGGTCCCGCGCATATTTACACTGTTGTCAACGGCCAGAAGGTTGAGAAATTCGACGTCGAAATCGTGCATGTCGCGAAGCAGACGTTCCCCGCGACGAAAGGGATGATCATCAAAATCACCGATCCCCGGCTCGTCGAGAAAACGGGCGGCATCGTGCAAGGCATGAGCGGGAGCCCGATTATACAAAACGGAAAGCTGATCGGCGCGGTGACGCACGTATTCGTCAACGACCCGACGAGCGGATACGGCTGCTTCATCGAATGGATGCTCCGCGATGCGGACATCTTGGTGGACAGCCGGGCGAATCCTAAGGCGAGTTAA
- the spo0A gene encoding sporulation transcription factor Spo0A, translating to MHKIEVLLADDNREFANLLSEYIGEQDDLEVVGVAYNGEEVMEIIEDKGIVPDVLILDIIMPHLDGLGVLERLRELNLEPAPKIVMLTAFGQENITQKAVQLGASYYILKPFDMDVLVNRIRQLASGPVPAGGSMNGAGSMNGLGSQMRKRQTSLVQTKPQGKPNLDASITNIIHEVGVPAHIKGYQYLRDAITMVYNNIELLSAVTKTLYPAIAEKYRTTPSRVERAIRHAIEVAWTRGNIDSISHLFGYTINISKAKPTNSEFIAMVADKLRIEHKVG from the coding sequence TTGCACAAGATTGAAGTGTTGTTGGCAGACGATAATCGGGAGTTTGCGAATTTATTGTCGGAGTACATCGGCGAGCAAGACGATCTAGAGGTAGTCGGGGTAGCATATAACGGGGAAGAAGTGATGGAAATCATCGAGGACAAGGGCATCGTGCCCGACGTTCTCATTTTGGATATTATCATGCCGCATCTCGACGGGCTGGGCGTGCTCGAGCGTCTCCGGGAACTGAATTTGGAGCCGGCCCCGAAAATCGTCATGCTGACCGCGTTCGGCCAGGAAAACATTACGCAGAAAGCTGTACAGCTCGGCGCGTCATACTATATTCTAAAGCCGTTCGACATGGACGTGCTGGTCAATCGCATTCGCCAGCTCGCGTCCGGTCCGGTTCCGGCCGGCGGCAGCATGAACGGCGCCGGCTCGATGAACGGGCTCGGATCGCAGATGCGCAAGCGACAGACGTCTCTCGTGCAGACGAAGCCTCAAGGCAAGCCGAATTTGGACGCGAGCATCACGAACATCATTCACGAAGTCGGCGTTCCTGCGCATATCAAAGGGTACCAATATTTGCGCGATGCCATCACCATGGTTTACAACAATATTGAACTGTTAAGCGCTGTTACGAAGACGCTGTATCCGGCGATTGCCGAGAAATACCGGACTACTCCGTCCCGCGTGGAGCGCGCGATTCGCCATGCCATTGAGGTCGCTTGGACGCGCGGCAACATCGACAGCATTTCGCACCTGTTCGGCTATACGATCAACATTTCGAAGGCGAAGCCGACGAACAGCGAATTCATCGCGATGGTCGCGGACAAATTGCGCATCGAGCATAAGGTGGGGTAA
- a CDS encoding WxL domain-containing protein, whose amino-acid sequence MKKQFRTIAAIAAIAASVASIGTPTAAASGTAVNGADNVYVSSDPNQAPATTPTTIQSTSQMSLGSYLIDMGSAVPAITANDYVRVDDNTGQGAGWKVTVSASDLRATVNDPSLNGATFKVNLPVDSTNPDPIHNTNTPILQVVQDGTLTGVNSSDTTNVSAYSGQVTTSGVRIMDADVMFGQGAYTQRFRYTLKLPQYISIAQLSDIAAGSQYEATNSNRPAQVGLFEGSYSTTVTYTVATGP is encoded by the coding sequence ATGAAGAAGCAATTTCGTACTATCGCGGCGATCGCCGCGATCGCGGCATCCGTCGCAAGCATTGGAACACCGACCGCTGCGGCATCGGGCACCGCCGTTAACGGGGCGGACAACGTATACGTGTCCTCGGACCCGAACCAAGCGCCGGCAACAACCCCTACGACGATACAATCGACTTCGCAAATGTCGCTCGGTTCGTACTTGATCGACATGGGGTCGGCCGTGCCGGCCATTACGGCCAACGATTATGTGCGGGTCGACGACAACACGGGGCAAGGCGCCGGTTGGAAAGTCACGGTCTCGGCATCCGACTTGCGCGCTACCGTGAACGATCCTTCCTTGAACGGGGCTACCTTCAAGGTAAATCTTCCGGTGGACAGCACAAATCCGGACCCTATTCATAATACGAATACGCCGATTCTTCAGGTCGTACAGGACGGCACGCTGACAGGCGTGAACTCGTCGGACACGACGAACGTCTCCGCTTACAGCGGTCAAGTCACGACTTCCGGCGTGCGCATCATGGACGCGGACGTCATGTTCGGTCAAGGCGCCTATACGCAACGTTTTCGTTACACTTTGAAGCTTCCACAATATATTTCGATTGCTCAACTCTCCGATATCGCTGCGGGCTCTCAATATGAGGCAACCAATTCGAACCGTCCTGCTCAAGTCGGTTTGTTCGAAGGTTCGTACAGCACAACGGTAACCTACACCGTTGCAACGGGGCCGTAA
- a CDS encoding spore germination protein: MYRKSNAAGTVRSKGKAPFGQSSTAGSSFQEKLEYFKSVFHHTQDFVIRDFDAFGGTSAAALFFTSLVDKDMISETVIKPLMQLSAKPEPADSSRAAELVLKQTMFHADGKTAPDCRLAVSDLLAGSAVVLIEGFDEAIVVNVQKVEQRAVEQPKSEQVIRGPRDGFIENLQTNIALIRTRLPTEQLKMKTLQLGRLTKTSVILLYLDGIANPKLVEDVERRLNAIDIDRILDAGYIEQYVQDNPWSPFPQIRNTERPDVTVGNLLEGRVAILTDGSPYALLCPTSFAMFYQTSEDYNERAGIMSMLRLVRLMALLFSLITPSLYIAILSFHPELIPTKFAVAVASGRAGVPFPTFLEVFVMEVAVEILREATVRMPQQIGGALSIVGVLVIGQAAVMAGFVSPITVVVIALTTISSFATPAYNAAMAFRMLRFPIIAATGLFGFFGLILALFLVNNHLISLRSFGVPFLAPVAPLNAAGLKDAIIRAPIRFLLDRPAELRPRERLRAAPYPNPRSGSNGRGTS; this comes from the coding sequence ATGTACCGCAAGTCCAATGCAGCCGGAACGGTTCGGTCGAAGGGCAAGGCGCCTTTCGGCCAAAGCTCGACTGCCGGATCGTCGTTTCAGGAGAAACTCGAATATTTCAAGTCCGTCTTCCATCATACGCAGGATTTCGTTATTCGGGATTTCGACGCGTTCGGCGGTACGTCGGCGGCCGCGCTGTTTTTCACGAGCTTGGTCGATAAGGACATGATCTCGGAAACCGTCATCAAGCCATTGATGCAGCTTTCGGCGAAGCCTGAGCCGGCGGATTCGTCGCGGGCCGCGGAACTCGTTCTCAAGCAAACGATGTTTCATGCGGACGGGAAAACCGCGCCGGATTGTCGGCTAGCCGTGAGCGACTTGCTGGCGGGGAGCGCCGTCGTGCTGATCGAAGGCTTCGACGAAGCGATCGTCGTGAACGTGCAGAAGGTCGAGCAGCGCGCCGTGGAGCAGCCGAAGAGCGAGCAGGTCATTCGGGGGCCGAGGGACGGCTTCATCGAAAATTTGCAGACGAACATTGCGCTGATTCGTACACGGCTCCCCACGGAACAGCTGAAAATGAAGACGCTGCAGCTGGGGCGGCTTACGAAAACGAGCGTCATATTGTTGTATTTGGACGGCATCGCGAACCCGAAGCTCGTCGAAGACGTGGAGCGGCGGCTGAATGCGATCGACATCGACCGCATTCTCGATGCAGGTTACATCGAGCAATACGTTCAAGACAACCCATGGTCGCCGTTTCCGCAAATTCGGAACACGGAACGGCCGGATGTAACGGTCGGCAATTTGCTTGAAGGCCGCGTCGCTATTTTGACGGACGGTTCACCGTACGCGTTGCTGTGTCCGACGTCCTTCGCGATGTTCTACCAAACGTCGGAGGATTACAACGAACGGGCGGGCATCATGAGCATGCTTCGGCTCGTCCGCTTGATGGCGCTGCTGTTTTCGCTTATTACGCCTTCGTTGTACATCGCCATTTTGTCGTTCCATCCGGAGCTCATCCCGACGAAGTTCGCCGTCGCCGTCGCCAGCGGCCGAGCCGGGGTGCCGTTCCCGACGTTTCTCGAGGTGTTCGTCATGGAAGTGGCGGTGGAGATTTTGCGGGAAGCGACCGTTCGCATGCCGCAGCAAATCGGCGGCGCGCTGTCGATCGTCGGCGTGCTGGTCATCGGGCAGGCGGCGGTCATGGCCGGCTTCGTCAGTCCGATCACCGTCGTGGTGATCGCGCTGACGACGATCAGCTCGTTCGCGACGCCGGCGTACAACGCCGCGATGGCGTTCCGTATGCTCCGGTTTCCGATTATCGCTGCCACCGGTCTATTCGGTTTCTTCGGCTTGATCTTGGCGTTGTTTCTCGTGAACAACCATCTGATTTCGCTGCGCTCGTTCGGCGTGCCGTTCCTCGCCCCGGTCGCGCCGCTGAATGCCGCGGGCCTCAAGGACGCGATCATACGAGCGCCGATCCGGTTTCTGCTGGACCGGCCGGCGGAGCTGCGACCGCGCGAGCGGCTTCGCGCCGCGCCGTATCCAAACCCGCGGAGCGGCTCGAACGGAAGGGGGACATCGTAG
- a CDS encoding GerAB/ArcD/ProY family transporter, giving the protein MRERQITAVQAAAVLVSSLIGISVLALPRITAERVNYGAPLATLVGLAITAAGLVAITFLGTRFPRDSIIEYARKLIGRPLGDTLGFLYVSFIAVLLSLAVREFADMMNTIVLSTTPFAAIIAAVLIAVGLTSRSDVTTFAYIQFYYAPLTAAAMLLLIALSATEMKLVNLLPVWGNGTHIGDFWSAGVLVASMPFAQIGMCILTVVIPSMADPRQAFKGMTAGLIVSSLLVVLTVAATMAVMSAEEAANDVWPAMALTRMMQLPAQILERIDLLYLMVWVGTALTTFLSGYYLICCLASRLFGLRSHRTAAMPLIPVLFALALAPRNTLHTYSLIQLVGVGGLGLTVGFPILLALLSAWRGKGRSAA; this is encoded by the coding sequence ATGCGCGAACGTCAAATTACGGCGGTGCAGGCTGCGGCCGTGCTCGTATCCAGCTTAATCGGCATCAGCGTCCTCGCGCTGCCGCGCATAACGGCCGAACGCGTGAATTACGGGGCGCCGCTGGCGACGCTCGTCGGTCTCGCCATTACGGCCGCAGGCCTCGTTGCGATAACGTTCCTTGGCACCCGGTTTCCTAGGGATTCGATCATAGAATACGCCAGGAAGCTGATCGGACGTCCTTTGGGTGATACGTTAGGATTTCTTTACGTTTCGTTCATTGCGGTTCTGTTAAGTTTAGCCGTACGGGAGTTTGCTGATATGATGAACACGATCGTGCTGTCGACAACGCCCTTTGCCGCGATCATTGCGGCCGTCTTGATCGCCGTCGGGCTGACCAGCCGCAGCGACGTGACGACGTTCGCGTATATTCAATTTTATTACGCCCCGCTGACGGCTGCGGCGATGCTGCTGCTGATCGCCTTAAGCGCGACGGAAATGAAGCTCGTCAACTTGCTGCCCGTGTGGGGCAACGGCACACATATCGGCGATTTTTGGTCGGCGGGCGTCCTCGTGGCGAGCATGCCGTTCGCGCAAATCGGCATGTGTATCTTAACGGTCGTCATTCCTTCGATGGCCGATCCCCGGCAGGCGTTCAAGGGAATGACGGCGGGGTTGATCGTCTCCTCGTTGCTTGTCGTGCTTACCGTCGCGGCGACGATGGCCGTCATGAGCGCGGAGGAGGCCGCGAACGACGTTTGGCCGGCGATGGCGCTGACCCGGATGATGCAGCTGCCTGCGCAAATTTTGGAGCGAATCGATCTCCTGTACTTAATGGTTTGGGTCGGCACGGCGTTGACCACGTTCTTGTCCGGATATTATTTGATCTGCTGCCTCGCTTCGCGCTTGTTCGGCCTGCGCAGCCACCGCACGGCGGCCATGCCGCTGATCCCGGTGTTGTTCGCTCTCGCCCTCGCGCCGCGCAATACGCTGCACACCTACTCCCTAATCCAGCTCGTCGGCGTCGGGGGGCTGGGGTTGACCGTCGGCTTTCCGATCTTGCTCGCGCTCCTGTCGGCATGGCGCGGGAAAGGACGGTCCGCCGCATGA
- a CDS encoding Ger(x)C family spore germination protein: MSKGTIALLALAMLLTGCWDRVEIEERGTVLALAIDPASEEEAAAEPLVSHPKGAAPASKKGNLLKVTAQLAIPGQIPLGPESGGAGGNGAQDKVWVVSAVGHTMDDALQNLQQSIANELFFGHLQVVILNRNIAENGIDDINEYLRRMPEIRRTVWLVVNHTDAAGTMTVSPKLERVPALYFAQTFRQATKMGKLPASTMGRFWIDRSKEGKDGFLPYITVKNKENIEVSGVAYFRDDKMQGVLRPHEVAYFNGLTEQNPGGASAYITVPGTGGEAIMFQSVHRDARYKLSFRGGRPHFDVYVTVKGIVKEKSSIKVDLEKPEDVAAIEQGAEEQFRKAFESVIRKTQAAEADIFGFGDQIRAFAPGYWDARIREAARWHQQYEQLSVSVHPTIRIIRMGMSPR, encoded by the coding sequence ATGAGCAAAGGAACGATCGCGCTGTTGGCGCTGGCGATGCTGCTGACGGGCTGCTGGGATCGTGTGGAAATCGAGGAAAGGGGAACGGTGCTGGCGCTGGCGATCGATCCGGCGAGCGAAGAGGAGGCGGCCGCGGAGCCGCTGGTGAGCCATCCGAAGGGCGCCGCTCCGGCTTCGAAGAAAGGTAACCTGCTCAAAGTGACGGCGCAGCTCGCGATTCCGGGACAAATTCCGCTGGGGCCCGAGAGCGGCGGCGCGGGCGGCAACGGGGCGCAGGACAAGGTATGGGTCGTATCCGCGGTCGGGCATACGATGGACGACGCGCTGCAGAATTTACAGCAGTCGATCGCGAACGAGCTGTTTTTCGGCCATCTGCAGGTGGTCATTTTGAACCGGAACATTGCGGAAAACGGGATCGACGACATCAACGAATATTTGCGGCGCATGCCCGAGATCCGACGCACCGTGTGGCTTGTGGTCAACCATACCGACGCGGCCGGCACGATGACCGTTTCGCCGAAGCTGGAGCGCGTTCCCGCCCTGTATTTCGCCCAAACGTTCCGCCAAGCGACGAAGATGGGGAAATTGCCGGCATCGACGATGGGGCGATTTTGGATCGACCGGAGCAAAGAGGGAAAAGACGGATTTCTTCCCTACATTACCGTCAAAAACAAAGAAAACATCGAAGTGTCCGGGGTCGCGTACTTTCGCGACGACAAGATGCAAGGCGTGCTGAGGCCGCACGAAGTCGCCTACTTCAACGGGCTGACGGAGCAAAATCCGGGCGGCGCTTCGGCATATATCACCGTTCCGGGTACCGGGGGAGAAGCGATCATGTTTCAATCCGTCCATCGGGACGCTCGGTACAAGCTCTCGTTTCGCGGCGGTCGTCCGCACTTCGATGTGTACGTAACCGTCAAGGGAATCGTCAAGGAAAAGTCGAGCATTAAGGTCGATTTGGAAAAACCGGAGGACGTGGCCGCGATCGAACAAGGGGCGGAGGAGCAATTCCGGAAGGCGTTCGAATCGGTTATTCGGAAGACGCAGGCGGCGGAGGCCGATATTTTCGGTTTCGGAGATCAAATTCGCGCCTTCGCTCCAGGGTACTGGGACGCTCGAATTCGGGAAGCCGCCCGATGGCATCAGCAATATGAACAGCTGTCTGTATCGGTGCATCCGACGATTCGCATCATTCGCATGGGCATGAGTCCGAGGTGA
- a CDS encoding GAF domain-containing protein, translated as MTPRNGSKSGGESRMQEIVTYMKKYSLNKEVKRLLSVVNPLLARKETNIRVHLEALKDCVITEDEFRTIEAKIQLGRLCLDLEKLIPKTRVTLLFYDQEENRIYHGAAPSIPVEFFDFFETINEENLLDENCGSCGRAIYSKTVAITDIATDPVWQPFKEHAFRYGFRSCWSVPFFREEQVLGTFAIYSWLPLVPTRKQIRLIKDRVVLYRDAIFRVSHELTKKEA; from the coding sequence ATGACACCTAGAAACGGCAGCAAGAGCGGCGGCGAATCGCGGATGCAGGAAATCGTTACGTACATGAAGAAATATTCGTTAAACAAAGAGGTGAAGCGGCTGCTCAGCGTCGTGAATCCGCTTCTCGCCCGCAAGGAAACCAATATACGCGTCCATCTGGAAGCGCTCAAGGATTGCGTCATCACCGAGGACGAATTCCGGACGATCGAAGCGAAAATCCAGTTGGGGCGATTGTGTCTCGATCTCGAGAAACTCATTCCGAAAACGCGCGTGACGCTCCTGTTTTACGATCAGGAAGAAAACCGCATTTATCACGGAGCCGCGCCGAGCATTCCCGTCGAATTTTTCGATTTTTTCGAGACGATCAACGAGGAAAACCTTCTCGACGAAAACTGCGGATCGTGCGGAAGGGCGATCTACAGCAAAACCGTCGCCATCACCGATATCGCAACAGATCCGGTGTGGCAGCCTTTCAAGGAACACGCGTTTCGGTACGGGTTCCGATCTTGCTGGTCGGTTCCGTTCTTCCGGGAGGAACAGGTGCTCGGGACGTTCGCCATTTATTCCTGGCTCCCGCTCGTCCCGACGCGCAAACAGATTCGTTTGATCAAGGACCGTGTCGTCCTGTACCGCGACGCCATTTTTCGAGTGTCGCACGAACTTACCAAGAAAGAGGCGTAG
- a CDS encoding helix-turn-helix transcriptional regulator, which produces MPVPYGQRLKTLRQLHKMTMSQVAGKIGVSKSSYAGYEQNYRHPPMDKLLLLSELFQVSVDYILCRTEDLSASRHTTNAKELLKTKDLHWDGVPLSETDLEAIFQMLDRSSAQRRGEARLAGGDS; this is translated from the coding sequence ATGCCCGTACCCTACGGACAACGTTTGAAAACCCTTCGCCAGTTGCACAAGATGACGATGAGCCAAGTCGCCGGGAAAATCGGCGTCTCCAAATCCAGCTATGCCGGATACGAGCAAAATTATCGCCATCCGCCGATGGACAAGCTGCTGCTGCTGAGCGAATTGTTTCAAGTGTCGGTCGATTATATTTTGTGCCGAACCGAAGATCTGTCCGCTTCCCGGCATACGACCAATGCCAAGGAGCTGCTGAAAACGAAGGATCTGCATTGGGACGGCGTGCCATTGTCGGAAACGGATCTTGAAGCGATTTTTCAGATGCTGGACCGCTCTTCTGCCCAGCGCAGAGGCGAAGCGCGTCTCGCCGGCGGAGATTCGTAA